The following proteins are co-located in the Staphylococcus capitis subsp. capitis genome:
- the pepG1 gene encoding type I toxin-antitoxin system toxin PepG1 — translation MVVSIKSLERRRLLVDISTMLQFGIFLIALIGLIIELSELLNT, via the coding sequence ATGGTGGTATCAATCAAATCTTTAGAAAGGAGACGCCTTTTGGTTGATATAAGTACCATGTTGCAATTTGGGATTTTTCTCATTGCACTCATTGGTCTTATCATCGAGCTTAGTGAACTACTCAACACTTAG